One window from the genome of Bacillus rossius redtenbacheri isolate Brsri chromosome 10, Brsri_v3, whole genome shotgun sequence encodes:
- the LOC134535779 gene encoding myosin-2 heavy chain, non muscle-like isoform X1, with product MCQILDNFLRNLQDVEIQADSLRVHLLQVERELAQVEGERSRCEEEGAALAGSRELRLAEASHKEVQLELLQHKEAALNRLLAREREHLRTENSQAKQLQEKVFSARTEFCDQVWQFSEYITNQANKDDLAIKSDEKKVNEEITQLESKKSALEAELSGLNTRLDAVSKQVDKANIEMEELESFIMAKEFLELEKNLHSILEENKILEKVFNTLITEVDNTNKVKTGNKRLKLIENAKMCTDEGVISSRKKVYSYTFETVEELASCIKHSNPSLQHPSTSDDQLREKSNKSHNLSQKIIRDDRTFQKDIEHFQNEDKLILNDSTVDRTINFLDGGREIDRYCRYPGLLPKKISFSDIEQEGLWTSVSRNFGAADVNSHSVLNRDNAFKVHEKPFIPVTATNQYQQHHNLNLCSVNNHSQEANYLHSECLTEHHRSRQMKYPVSLKGSDTWESSDECYAADEDNRGYQPQNGVEAGRTCRGDGDHCWAAGRLPRPGVRRPEARPPCVTSDRQWDPRCAGRARFSRHEQPAPCRPWRVGSDDVSGAVTVGMDCREADATRWSNEINKENNMPGYIGTWRPKVRVANKLPVFGNANSNDM from the exons TTGAGCGAGAGCTGGCACAGGTGGAGGGGGAGAGGAGCCGGTGCGAGGAGGAGGGGGCAGCTCTGGCCGGTTCCCGGGAGCTCCGGCTGGCCGAGGCGAGCCACAAGGAGGTGCAGTTGGAACTGCTTCAGCACAAGGAAGCAGCCTTGAATAGGCTCCTGGCTCGCGAGCGAGAACATCTCCGCACCGAGAACAGCCAAGCG AAACAACTTCAAGAGAAAGTATTTTCTGCGCGAACTGAATTCTGTGATCAAGTCTGGCAATTTTCCGAGTATATTACCAACCAGGCAAATAAGGATGATCTTGCTATAAAAAGTGATGAGAAAAAGG TAAATGAAGAAATAACCCAGCTTGAGAGCAAGAAGTCTGCCTTAGAAGCTGAGCTAAGTGGACTGAACACAAGGCTTGATGCTGTTTCCAAACAGGTAGACAAAGCTAACATAGAGATGGAAGAACTGGAATCCTTCATCATGGCAAAAGAGTTCTTGGA gttggaaaaaaatttgcattcaattttagaagaaaacaaaattCTAGAAAAAGTTTTCAATACATTGATTACAGAAGTTGATAACACCAACAAAGTCAAAACTGGGAATAAGCGGCTTAAATTGATAGAAAATGCAAAAATGTGTACAGATGAAGGTGTTATATCATCACGAAAAAAAGTGTATTCCTATACATTTGAAACAGTTGAGGAGTTAGCTAGTTGTATAAAACACAGCAATCCCTCATTACAACATCCAAGTACTTCGGATGATCAATTAAGGGAAAAATCCAACAAATCACATAATTTATCACAGAAAATTATTAGAGATGACCGCACTTTTCAAAAAGATATTGAACATTTCCAGAATGAGGATAAGCTTATACTGAATGACTCTACAGTGGACAGAACTATTAATTTTTTAGATGGTGGAAGAGAGATTGACAGATATTGTAGATATCCTGGCCTTTTACCCAAGAAAATATCTTTCAGCGATATAGAGCAGGAGGGTCTGTGGACATCAGTTTCCAGGAACTTCGGAGCAGCCGATGTAAACAGTCACAGTGTGCTCAACCGAGACAATGCCTTTAAGGTGCATGAAAAACCATTTATACCAGTGACTGCTACAAACCAGTACCAACAGCATCACAATTTGAATTTATGTTCAGTCAATAATCACTCTCAGGAAGCAAACTATTTACATTCTGAATGTTTAACTGAGCATCACAGATCACGTCAGATGAAGTACCCAGTCAGTTTGAAAGGAAGTGACACGTGGGAGTCCTCAGATGAGTGCTACGCTGCTGACGAGGACAACAGAGGGTACCAGCCACAGAATGGCGTCGAAGCAGGCAGGACGTGCCGTGGTGATGGTGACCACTGCTGGGCCGCCGGGAGGCTGCCACGCCCTGGTGTGCGCAGACCAGAGGCACGGCCACCGTGCGTCACGAGCGACCGGCAGTGGGATCCTCGCTGCGCCGGTCGTGCACGTTTCAGCCGTCACGAGCAACCTGCCCCGTGCCGGCCGTGGCGTGTTGGCAGCGACGACGTCTCCGGCGCAGTGACGGTTGGCATGGACTGTCGTGAAGCTGACGCCACGCGCTGGTCAA atgaAATCAATAAGGAAAATAATATGCCAGGTTATATTGGTACGTGGAGGCCAAAAGTACGTGTTGCAAACAAATTACCA GTTTTTGGAAATGCAAACTCCAATGACATGTGA
- the LOC134535779 gene encoding uncharacterized protein LOC134535779 isoform X2, with product MEELESFIMAKEFLELEKNLHSILEENKILEKVFNTLITEVDNTNKVKTGNKRLKLIENAKMCTDEGVISSRKKVYSYTFETVEELASCIKHSNPSLQHPSTSDDQLREKSNKSHNLSQKIIRDDRTFQKDIEHFQNEDKLILNDSTVDRTINFLDGGREIDRYCRYPGLLPKKISFSDIEQEGLWTSVSRNFGAADVNSHSVLNRDNAFKVHEKPFIPVTATNQYQQHHNLNLCSVNNHSQEANYLHSECLTEHHRSRQMKYPVSLKGSDTWESSDECYAADEDNRGYQPQNGVEAGRTCRGDGDHCWAAGRLPRPGVRRPEARPPCVTSDRQWDPRCAGRARFSRHEQPAPCRPWRVGSDDVSGAVTVGMDCREADATRWSNEINKENNMPGYIGTWRPKVRVANKLPVFGNANSNDM from the exons ATGGAAGAACTGGAATCCTTCATCATGGCAAAAGAGTTCTTGGA gttggaaaaaaatttgcattcaattttagaagaaaacaaaattCTAGAAAAAGTTTTCAATACATTGATTACAGAAGTTGATAACACCAACAAAGTCAAAACTGGGAATAAGCGGCTTAAATTGATAGAAAATGCAAAAATGTGTACAGATGAAGGTGTTATATCATCACGAAAAAAAGTGTATTCCTATACATTTGAAACAGTTGAGGAGTTAGCTAGTTGTATAAAACACAGCAATCCCTCATTACAACATCCAAGTACTTCGGATGATCAATTAAGGGAAAAATCCAACAAATCACATAATTTATCACAGAAAATTATTAGAGATGACCGCACTTTTCAAAAAGATATTGAACATTTCCAGAATGAGGATAAGCTTATACTGAATGACTCTACAGTGGACAGAACTATTAATTTTTTAGATGGTGGAAGAGAGATTGACAGATATTGTAGATATCCTGGCCTTTTACCCAAGAAAATATCTTTCAGCGATATAGAGCAGGAGGGTCTGTGGACATCAGTTTCCAGGAACTTCGGAGCAGCCGATGTAAACAGTCACAGTGTGCTCAACCGAGACAATGCCTTTAAGGTGCATGAAAAACCATTTATACCAGTGACTGCTACAAACCAGTACCAACAGCATCACAATTTGAATTTATGTTCAGTCAATAATCACTCTCAGGAAGCAAACTATTTACATTCTGAATGTTTAACTGAGCATCACAGATCACGTCAGATGAAGTACCCAGTCAGTTTGAAAGGAAGTGACACGTGGGAGTCCTCAGATGAGTGCTACGCTGCTGACGAGGACAACAGAGGGTACCAGCCACAGAATGGCGTCGAAGCAGGCAGGACGTGCCGTGGTGATGGTGACCACTGCTGGGCCGCCGGGAGGCTGCCACGCCCTGGTGTGCGCAGACCAGAGGCACGGCCACCGTGCGTCACGAGCGACCGGCAGTGGGATCCTCGCTGCGCCGGTCGTGCACGTTTCAGCCGTCACGAGCAACCTGCCCCGTGCCGGCCGTGGCGTGTTGGCAGCGACGACGTCTCCGGCGCAGTGACGGTTGGCATGGACTGTCGTGAAGCTGACGCCACGCGCTGGTCAA atgaAATCAATAAGGAAAATAATATGCCAGGTTATATTGGTACGTGGAGGCCAAAAGTACGTGTTGCAAACAAATTACCA GTTTTTGGAAATGCAAACTCCAATGACATGTGA